AATGCCTAGTCCTTCATATAGAAGTAGTGACTTGATACCTCTAAAAGAAAAACTAGAAATAAGTGAGGGAGAATATACACTGTCTTATTTAATATATAGTGAAGATGAGGCTGTGGACAGTGATCAAGCAAATATTACCGATTCTGTAGATGAAATCATTCAAAAGAATGAAAATGTATTTCATTTATGGTTGGAAATTAGTAAATAATGCAGATTTAGAGCTAGTCATGTCTTCAAAAAGAATAAAGGATGAATTTATATTTTTATGAAAAAGTTTAATGGCCTTGATAAATTAAATAATACATATGCAATTAGAGGGTGACTTGAATGAGAATCTTACGCCGAATAGGAAAGCTTAAAACTTCAGAGAAAACTTTACTTAAGGAGCTATACTTAGAATATAAGCCTGTCCTTTATAACGCAGTTTTTAAAATTAGTAAGGATTCAAAGGCTGCAGAAGATATAGTGCATAATGTTTTTATAAAAGTATCTGACAAGCTTAATGAAATTGAAGATCCAATAGAACTTAAGAAGTGGATGATGACCTCAGCCAAAAATGAAGCATTTGATTATTATAATTATAACAAAAAGTCTATAGCATCTGAAAATATAGATCAAGTAGATTACAATTATAAGAATGAAAAAAGGCCAGAAGAATATCCAGAAGATTATATAGAAAAAATTGTGTTTGGCAAGATAAAATTCCCGAAAACGGCAAAAAATTTATCCAGCACCCCAATTCCAGATTTAGCAATTAATGTAAGAGTTCTGCAGCCTGTAGCTAGGCCCTGTAAATGTGATCAAATGGCTGTAGTGAACTAACCTGTCGATAATTGCACTAGTAAGCTTTTCATCATAAAATATAGTGTTCCACTTGCTAAATTCTAAATTGGTAGTGATGATTACACTACGCTTTTCGTAACAGTTTGAAATTACTTGAAAAAGAAGTTGTGCTCCTTCTGTGTTGAGGGGGATGTACCCCCATTCATCGCAAATTAACACATCTGCTTTTTCAATCTTTTTCATTAATTTATTTATTTCCCCGTCAGCTTGAGCTTCTAAAAGCTGATTGACCAAAGCTGCTGTAGTGTAAAACATAACCTTTTTCCCACGGTTACAAGCTTCAATTCCCACAGCAATACTCATAAAAGTTTTCCCAGTGCCTACAGGCCCGTAAAGAATAAGATTTTCCTTTTGTTCAACAAAACCGGCAGTCTTAAGTGTTTCCACGTCAATGCTTTCCGGCAAAGCTACGTTATCAAAATTGTAGTCCTTAAATGTTTTGAAGGTAGGAAAATTAGCCTGTTTTAAAAGGCGGTTTTTACGATTTATCTCCCTTTGTTCCACCTCCAGTCTTAAAAGTTTCTCTAAAAACTCTTCATGGGTATCTGCTTCTATTTGAGGGTAATTCTCCGGTATAGTAGTACCTAACTTAAGCTTTTTGCAGTAGCTCTCAATAGTTTCTTTCATTTCCTATCACCTGCCTTGTTTAATAGCTCATCGTAAACTGCGAAATTTGGAGTATATCCTGTCATTGAAGGTATATTATTGTTTGAAACCAGTTCGGATGGTAGAGTTATGTTGCTAGTTTTTCTAGTCCAAGTAAGCCTGATACTTTCCACATCATCTACTCCATCTTTGAGGGTTTGTGAAAGTACATCGGCTGCAGTATCCATGTCATTGTGCTCAATTATATCCTTTAATAAATGAAGTGCTTTTTTCTTTTTCGGGTAATCAAGATACT
The Natranaerofaba carboxydovora genome window above contains:
- the istB gene encoding IS21-like element helper ATPase IstB, translating into MKETIESYCKKLKLGTTIPENYPQIEADTHEEFLEKLLRLEVEQREINRKNRLLKQANFPTFKTFKDYNFDNVALPESIDVETLKTAGFVEQKENLILYGPVGTGKTFMSIAVGIEACNRGKKVMFYTTAALVNQLLEAQADGEINKLMKKIEKADVLICDEWGYIPLNTEGAQLLFQVISNCYEKRSVIITTNLEFSKWNTIFYDEKLTSAIIDRLVHYSHLITFTGPSYRLQNSYINC
- a CDS encoding RNA polymerase sigma factor, which encodes MRILRRIGKLKTSEKTLLKELYLEYKPVLYNAVFKISKDSKAAEDIVHNVFIKVSDKLNEIEDPIELKKWMMTSAKNEAFDYYNYNKKSIASENIDQVDYNYKNEKRPEEYPEDYIEKIVFGKIKFPKTAKNLSSTPIPDLAINVRVLQPVARPCKCDQMAVVN